The following proteins are encoded in a genomic region of Actinomycetota bacterium:
- the cas6e gene encoding type I-E CRISPR-associated protein Cas6/Cse3/CasE, with the protein MLLHRVHLDPRCREARRDLSDPYQLHSTLCRAFCEPDTKCPEGEILWRLEPETDSTGCPRILVQSRTIPDWAGIGVEGWLAKTEPAIDLKDRLKLDSLKAEQRFRFRLRANPCVTRNGKRLGLLRIEEQEQWLERKGGQHGFSLPQLASFDLSASPQERIDVRISQEQMLRGKQHAGNGIRVYSVLYDGILTVTDADKFRAALQSGIGHGKVMGLGLLSVALIT; encoded by the coding sequence ATGCTTTTGCATAGGGTCCATCTCGACCCACGCTGCCGAGAAGCGCGACGCGACTTGTCCGATCCCTATCAGCTTCACTCAACGCTTTGCCGGGCCTTCTGCGAACCGGATACGAAGTGCCCTGAAGGTGAAATCTTGTGGAGACTTGAGCCGGAAACCGATTCAACTGGGTGTCCACGTATTCTTGTGCAAAGCAGGACGATTCCGGACTGGGCGGGTATCGGCGTAGAGGGATGGTTGGCAAAGACTGAACCGGCCATCGACCTGAAGGACCGGCTCAAGCTCGATTCGCTCAAGGCCGAGCAGCGCTTTCGCTTCAGGCTGCGCGCCAACCCTTGCGTGACGCGCAACGGCAAGCGTCTGGGATTGCTGCGGATAGAAGAGCAAGAACAATGGCTTGAACGAAAAGGGGGGCAGCACGGTTTTTCCCTTCCACAACTCGCATCCTTCGATCTCTCGGCATCGCCGCAGGAGCGTATCGATGTACGGATTTCTCAGGAGCAGATGCTCCGAGGGAAGCAGCATGCAGGCAATGGGATTCGGGTCTATTCGGTGCTGTACGACGGGATTCTAACGGTCACGGATGCGGACAAATTCAGGGCTGCGCTGCAATCCGGCATCGGCCACGGCAAGGTCATGGGTCTTGGGCTCTTGTCGGTGGCACTGATAACATGA
- the cas1e gene encoding type I-E CRISPR-associated endonuclease Cas1e, translating into MLPRLRPIPINDRASLLFVERGQLDVLDGAFVLVDAAGVRMQIPVGGLACLMLEPGTRVSHAAVALASNVGCLLVWVGEAAVRLYSAGSPGGARSDRLLYQARLALDDSARLKVVRKMYAVRFGEEPPERRSIEQLRGIEGARVKRTYEILAQKHGIPWVGRRYDPRAWETADVPNRCLSAATAALYGVTEAAVLAAGYAPAIGFVHTGKPLSFVYDIADLVKFETVVPAAFRVAATNPPNPERAVRQACRDAFRQTRLLEQIIPLIEEVLEAGGLPKTTPGVGVVGPAFQEENPFDDDRDRG; encoded by the coding sequence GTGCTTCCGCGACTCCGGCCCATCCCGATCAACGACCGAGCGTCCCTTTTGTTCGTCGAGCGCGGCCAACTCGACGTTCTGGACGGCGCGTTCGTCCTCGTGGATGCGGCCGGAGTGCGCATGCAGATCCCGGTAGGCGGCCTCGCTTGCTTGATGCTCGAACCAGGAACGCGCGTTTCCCATGCGGCGGTCGCACTTGCCTCGAACGTGGGCTGTCTCCTCGTCTGGGTCGGCGAAGCCGCCGTACGGTTGTACTCCGCCGGCTCACCCGGCGGCGCGCGCTCGGATCGTCTCCTCTACCAAGCAAGGCTGGCACTCGATGATAGCGCTCGACTGAAGGTCGTGCGCAAGATGTACGCCGTGCGATTCGGCGAGGAGCCGCCGGAGCGCAGGAGTATCGAGCAACTCCGCGGCATCGAAGGCGCCCGAGTGAAGCGCACCTACGAGATCCTCGCGCAGAAACACGGGATCCCATGGGTCGGTCGGCGCTATGACCCGCGTGCGTGGGAAACCGCCGACGTACCCAATCGCTGCCTCAGCGCGGCGACGGCCGCCTTGTACGGCGTCACGGAAGCCGCCGTCCTCGCGGCGGGCTACGCGCCCGCGATCGGGTTTGTCCACACGGGGAAGCCATTGTCATTCGTCTATGATATCGCGGACCTCGTGAAGTTCGAGACCGTCGTCCCCGCGGCGTTCCGCGTCGCGGCCACGAACCCACCCAATCCCGAGCGCGCCGTCCGCCAAGCCTGCCGTGACGCGTTCCGCCAGACGCGGCTCCTCGAACAGATCATCCCCCTGATAGAGGAAGTGCTCGAAGCCGGCGGCCTCCCCAAGACGACGCCGGGAGTTGGCGTCGTGGGTCCCGCGTTCCAGGAGGAGAACCCGTTCGATGATGACCGTGATCGTGGTTGA
- the cas5e gene encoding type I-E CRISPR-associated protein Cas5/CasD: protein MPTLLLRLVGPMQSWGTTSRFDQRDTGKEPSKSGVIGLLAAALGIGRENWADLQPLTCLSMGVRHDRPGVPKKDYQTAGCAVTDTIVKADGTQSKDGVVSERFYLADAAFLVGLEGKNRSLMERIHAALRDPVWSLALGRKSYVPSESIWMENGVQDAPLRDVLARWPWIGSRRRWEDLPEKLLISFESEDESGVLKMDQPLSSFAERRFGARFVRSEWIPFPEEVAHAFA from the coding sequence CCAACCCTGTTACTTCGCCTTGTGGGCCCAATGCAGTCGTGGGGAACCACCAGTCGTTTTGACCAACGCGATACCGGCAAGGAGCCAAGCAAGTCCGGAGTTATCGGGCTCTTGGCCGCCGCGCTGGGGATCGGCCGTGAAAACTGGGCCGATTTGCAGCCGCTCACTTGCCTGTCCATGGGCGTGCGCCACGACCGGCCGGGAGTGCCTAAGAAGGACTACCAGACAGCGGGATGCGCGGTAACGGACACCATTGTCAAGGCCGATGGAACCCAGTCCAAGGATGGTGTCGTTTCCGAACGCTTCTACCTCGCCGATGCGGCCTTTCTCGTGGGTCTCGAAGGCAAGAATCGCTCCTTGATGGAACGGATTCACGCCGCCCTGCGCGATCCCGTCTGGTCTCTGGCCTTGGGACGCAAGTCCTACGTGCCTTCCGAGTCGATCTGGATGGAGAATGGCGTGCAGGATGCTCCGCTACGAGACGTCTTGGCGCGGTGGCCATGGATCGGCTCACGGCGGAGATGGGAGGATCTTCCCGAGAAGCTCTTGATTTCCTTTGAGTCCGAGGACGAGTCGGGTGTGCTCAAGATGGACCAACCGCTTTCGTCGTTTGCCGAACGGCGCTTCGGGGCACGGTTCGTGCGCTCGGAGTGGATCCCCTTCCCTGAAGAGGTGGCACATGCTTTTGCATAG